One Arvicanthis niloticus isolate mArvNil1 chromosome 13, mArvNil1.pat.X, whole genome shotgun sequence genomic window carries:
- the LOC117719283 gene encoding cytochrome P450 2D10, translating to MLILDVVLSVSYWSLRSLGSSGAVMELLTGTGLWPVAIFTVIFILLVDLMYRRQRWNSRYPPGPMPWPVLGNLLQVDLDNMPYSLYKLQNRYGDVFSLQMAWKPMVVINGLKAVWEVLVTCGEDTSDRPAVPIFEYLGLKPRSQGVVLAPYGHEWREQRRFSVSTLRNFGLGKKSLEEWVTKEAGHLCDAFTAQAGQSINPNTMLNKAMCNVIASLIFARRFEYEDPYLIRMLEILEKSLTEIAGFVPEILNAFPILLHIPGLADKVFQGQKTFMAILDNLLTENRTTWDSAQPPRNLTDAFLAEIEKAKGNPDSSFNDENLRMVVADLFSAGMVTTSITLSWALLLMILHPHVQRRVQQEIDEVIGQVRHPEMADQARMPYTNAVIHEVQRFADISPLNLPRITSRDIEVQDFLIPKGTILINNLSSVLKDETVWEKPLHFHPEHFLDAQGHFVKHEAFMPFSAGRRACLGEPLARMELFLFFTCLLQRFSFLVPTGQPRPSDHGTFAVPVAPTPYKLCAVLREQGQ from the exons ATGCTGATACTAGATGTTGTATTGAGTGTTAGTTATTGGTCCCTGAGAAGCCTGGGCAGCAGTGGGGCTGTGATGGAGCTGCTGACTGGGActggcctgtggcctgtggccaTATTCACAGTCATCTTCATATTACTGGTGGACCTGATGTACAGGCGCCAGCGCTGGAATTCTCGATACCCACCGGGCCCTATGCCGTGGCCTGTGCTAGGTAACTTGCTTCAGGTGGACCTAGATAACATGCCATATAGCCTGTACAAG CTTCAAAACCGCTATGGTGACGTGTTCAGCCTGCAGATGGCCTGGAAGCCCATGGTTGTGATTAATGGACTGAAGGCAGTGTGGGAGGTGCTGGTGACCTGTGGAGAGGACACTTCTGACCGCCCTGCAGTCCCCATATTTGAGTACCTAGGTTTGAAGCCCAGATCCCAAG GTGTAGTCCTTGCACCATACGGGCACGAGTGGCGAGAGCAGAGGCGGTTCTCTGTGTCCACTCTGCGCAACTTCGGCCTGGGAAAGAAATCTCTGGAGGAGTGGGTGACCAAGGAGGCCGGACACCTCTGTGATGCCTTCACCGCCCAGGCTG GGCAGTCCATCAATCCCAACACCATGCTGAACAAAGCCATGTGCAATGTCATCGCATCTCTCATTTTTGCCCGTCGCTTTGAATATGAAGACCCTTACCTCATCAGGATGCTAGAAATACTAGAAAAAAGTTTGACAGAAATTGCTGGCTTCGTTCCTGAG ATCCTTAACGCGTTCCCGATTCTCCTGCACATCCCAGGGCTGGCTGACAAGGTTTTCCAAGGTCAGAAGACCTTCATGGCCATACTGGATAACCTGTTGACTGAGAACAGGACCACGTGGGACTCTGCCCAGCCACCCCGAAATTTGACTGATGCCTTCCTGGCAGAGATAGAGAAG GCAAAGGGAAATCCTGACAGCAGCTTCAATGACGAAAACCTTCGCATGGTAGTTGCTGACCTGTTCAGTGCAGGGATGGTGACCACCTCAATCACACTGTCCTGGGCCCTGCTGCTCATGATCCTGCATCCACATGTTCAGC GCAGAGTCCAACAGGAAATCGATGAGGTCATAGGGCAGGTGAGGCATCCTGAGATGGCAGACCAGGCCCGCATGCCCTACACCAATGCTGTCATCCATGAGGTGCAGCGCTTTGCAGACATTTCTCCATTGAATTTGCCACGCATCACCAGTCGGGACATTGAAGTGCAGGACTTCCTCATCCCCAAG GGGACAATCCTCATCAACAACCTGTCCTCAGTGCTGAAGGATGAGACTGTCTGGGAGAAGCCCCTCCACTTCCATCCTGAACACTTCCTGGATGCCCAGGGCCACTTTGTGAAGCATGAGGCCTTCATGCCATTCTCAGCAG gccGCCGAGCATGTCTGGGGGAGCCCCTGGCCCGCATGgagctcttcctcttcttcacctGCCTCCTGCAGCGCTTTAGCTTCTTGGTGCCCACTGGACAGCCCCGGCCCAGTGACCATGGCACCTTTGCTGTTCCAGTTGCCCCAACTCCCTACAAGCTCTGTGCTGTGTTGAGAGAGCAAGGACAATAA
- the LOC117718837 gene encoding cytochrome P450 2D3: MELLTGTGLWPVAIFTVIFILLVDLMHRRQRWHSRYPPGPVPWPVLGNLLQVDLDNMPYSLYKLQNRYGDVFSLQMAWKPVVVINGLKAVQDVLVTCGEDTADRPEMPIFQHIGYGHKAKGVVLAPYGPEWREQRRFSVSTLRNFGLGKKSLEQWVTEEAGQLCDAFTAQAGSPLNPYILLNKAVCNVIASLIYARRFEYEDPNFIKTLKILKDNMGENTGLIPEVLNTFPILLRIPGLADKVFPGQKTFVTMVDKLVTEHKRTWDPDQPPRDLTDAFLAEMEKAKGDPESSFNDANLRLVVLDLFGAGIVTSSITLTWALLLMILHPDVQRKVQQEIDETIGQARCPEMADQARMPYTNAVIHEVQRFADIVPMNLPHKTSRDIEVQGFFIPKGTTLIPNLSSVLKDETVWEKPLRFHPEHFLDAQGHFVKHEAFMPFSAGRRACLGEPLARMELFLFFTCLLQRFSFSVPTGQPRPSDYGIFKFLVSPSPYQLCAFTR; the protein is encoded by the exons ATGGAGCTGCTGACTGGGActggcctgtggcctgtggccaTATTCACAGTCATCTTCATATTACTGGTGGATCTGATGCACCGGCGCCAGCGCTGGCATTCTCGATACCCACCAGGCCCTGTGCCATGGCCTGTGCTGGGTAACCTGCTCCAGGTGGACCTAGATAACATGCCATACAGCCTGTACAAG CTTCAAAACCGCTATGGTGACGTGTTCAGCCTACAGATGGCCTGGAAGCCCGTAGTTGTGATCAATGGACTGAAGGCAGTTCAGGATGTGCTGGTGACCTGTGGAGAGGACACTGCTGACCGACCTGAAATGCCCATCTTTCAACACATAGGCTATGGGCAcaaagcaaaag GTGTGGTACTTGCACCTTACGGGCctgagtggagagagcagaggcGATTCTCTGTGTCCACCCTGCGCAACTTTGGCCTCGGCAAGAAATCACTGGAGCAGTGGGTGACAGAGGAGGCTGGCCAACTCTGTGATGCCTTCACCGCCCAGGCTG GGAGTCCCCTCAATCCTTACATCCTCCTGAACAAAGCCGTGTGCAATGTGATTGCCTCTCTCATTTATGCCCGTCGCTTTGAGTATGAAGACCCCAACTTCATAAAGACGCTAAAAATATTGAAAGATAACATGGGAGAGAATACTGGCTTGATCCCTGAG GTTCTGAACACATTTCCAATTCTCCTGCGCATCCCTGGGTTGGCTGACAAAGTCTTCCCTGGGCAAAAGACATTTGTGACCATGGTGGATAAGCTGGTGACTGAGCACAAAAGAACCTGGGACCCTGACCAGCCACCTCGAGACCTGACTGATGCCTTTCTGGCTGAGATGGAGAAG GCGAAGGGGGACCCTGAGAGTAGCTTCAATGATGCAAATCTACGTCTGGTTGTCCTTGACCTGTTTGGTGCTGGGATTGTGACCAGTTCAATCACTCTGACCTGGGCCCTGCTGCTCATGATCCTGCATCCAGATGTGCAGC GCAAAGTACAACAGGAAATCGATGAGACCATAGGGCAGGCGCGGTGTCCAGAGATGGCAGACCAGGCCCGCATGCCCTACACCAATGCTGTCATCCATGAGGTGCAGCGCTTTGCAGACATTGTCCCAATGAACTTGCCACACAAGACTTCTCGAGACATTGAAGTGCAGGGCTTTTTTATCCCTAAG GGGACGACCCTCATTCCCAACCTGTCCTCCGTGCTGAAGGATGAGACTGTCTGGGAGAAGCCCCTCCGCTTCCATCCTGAACACTTCCTGGATGCCCAGGGCCACTTTGTGAAGCATGAGGCCTTCATGCCATTCTCAGCAG gccGCCGAGCATGCCTGGGGGAGCCCCTGGCCCGCATGgagctctttctcttcttcacctGCCTCCTGCAGCGCTTTAGCTTCTCCGTGCCCACTGGACAGCCCCGGCCCAGTGATTATGGCATCTTTAAGTTTCTGGTTAGCCCCTCCCCCTACCAGCTGTGTGCATTCACACGTTAG